Below is a window of Coregonus clupeaformis isolate EN_2021a chromosome 15, ASM2061545v1, whole genome shotgun sequence DNA.
ttccaacaggacaacgaccctaaacacacagccaagacaacgcaggagtggctttgagacaggtccttgagtggcccagccagagcctggacttgaacccgatcgaacatctcttgagagacctgaaaatagctgtgcagcaacgctcctcatccaacatgacagagcttgaggggatctgcagagaagaatgggagaaactccccaaatacaggtgtgccaagcttgaagcgtcatgcccaagaagactcgatgctgtaatcactgccaaaggtgcttcaacaaagtactgagtaaagggtctgaatacttgtgtaaatgtgatatttcctgggATTTTTTGCTGTtttttacctgtttttgctttgtcattatggggtaatgtgtgtagattgatgagggaaaataaatactttatcaattttagaataaggctgtaacataacaaaatgtggaaaaagtcaaggggtctgaatactttccgaaggcactgtatgtgtagatGCATTTAACCCCAATGCCTTATTTCCTGGCAAAGCCCACCCATTTACTGTATCATGTGGTTAGGACCACGTAGTAACTTCCTGCATGTTAGAAattcatgatttttttttttttatcacaggaAAGGGCTTATTGACGTCACTACTATTTATAGTTACTTAAGGAAAAAGCAAGTAGAAAACCATGATGGGTTACTTAAGAAAAGGCACAGTTGGTGGATTACTTCTTAAAGATTCCCTCCAGAGGGGAAAGTTGATATGGTTGTTGTGATCAATATGAGTCACTTCATTGTTACTGTCTTTCTTCCAGCCATAACATGTACGGTACAAGTGTTAGCTTACACCCACACCTATCAGGTCATATGTAGATTTAGATGCTGATATGTCATGACCTTATTCTCTTGATGGGATGAGGGTTAACCACATTGGCAACTTTGAAAAATATTGTTCACCAGAATATTTTTCTGCGAACTACTCTAAAGGCATggtctacactgagtatacaaaacattaaaaacactctttccatgacatagactgaccaggtgacagctatgatcccttattgatctcacttgttaaatccacttaaaatcagtgtagatgaaggggaggagacaggttaaagaaggatttttaagtcttgagataattgagacatgaattgtgtatgtgcGCCTTTcatagggtgaatgggaaagacaaaatatttaagtgcctttgaaaagggtatggtagtaggtgccaggcgatTTGTGTCATGAaccgcaacgctgctgggttttgcacgctgaacagtttcccgtgtgtatcaagaatggtccaccaccaaagaacatccagccaacttaacacaactgtgggaagcattggagtcagccAGGTGCGGCATATGCCTGGGTGAACACAGGCcctgccaggcccacccaatcagattgagcaaGACCAAAAATAATCCGCACCCGCACCCCCCACCCCCGACACCAATCCCCCAACCCCCCACCGTCACATTTGATATGATCACACTTGCACAACGCCCCCCTCATGCGTCAGTTCTCTCTTTTACTGGAATCCCCAACACAGAATAGGAAATAATATAGCAGCTCAAAGTCAGAGACCTGATCACACCTGGTTCATTTCCAGTCACATCAACAGTTCTGCAAGAGCCTGGCTGTCAAGGGGATGGCACATGACATTTGTCTCACAGGCTTTCGACTTGCCGGGCTTGTCCTTGCAGCATTGATTGTCAATGCAGCGTGTTTGATCTGGATTTATTCTGCTAAGGTAAAATGCTGAGTATTGCTGTACAGACCATATACTTCCAACATGGAACAGATATTTATTTGAATTAATTTGCAATTGGAGGACAGTGGGTTATAAATCTATGTAGTTACTTCTGTAGTGCTGGATAGTTTactgtttttgttcagtatgaaaAGAAAATAGCTTTGTTACTACATGTCTTAAATCTGACTGGGCTTTGAGATTTAGatgattttatatatatatatgtatatgtatatgtatgtatgtatgtatgtatatatgtgtatatatatatatatgtaaggtAACAAGGGATCTGGTGCACCAGGGCTATACCTAGTTTAAACATCTCAAAGCCCAGAGTCAGACTCAAGACATACAAAGCTGTATTTGATCACAGATCTGTTAAAATGATTAGGGTTCTATACAGCCTATTTGACAAAATACCGCAAAATCAAAAGATTTGTTAGATTCAAACTTTTTacttaaaataaataattgaaaaCATTGAGAATTGTCTGCAATATATTCCATCAACATGTTTTCCTATTTTGGTTATGATAGGATTGTTGTATTATTGGAGGTGTAACAGTACATGAGAGGATGGTAAATTGGTTCTCCTGTTTTTTATTTTAGCCGGTTGAATCACCGTCAGGAGCTGGTGGAGGTTCAATTCATGGTAAGCTTCATTCTGTGGGTGGAAAGTAAAGttagacatatatatatatatatacagccatTTAAATAGACAAAACCACTGAGATATTTTCTTGCAAAACAATGCTACAACATTCCTCTCTGACATTTATTAACATATTTATTACTGAGCCTGGAGTTACAGGAAACTGCACCCCCACACTAAggcaggaagtgtgtgtgtgtgtgtgtttgtgcatgcttgCGTATATTtacatcatactgtgggggtgtgACAATTGATGACTGTGGGATTTTGTGAATGCACCTGTTTGCTGTATTCAAGTTCAGGGAATGACCCATACTTTGGAAGCTTGATGAATCCTTGATGGCATTAGAAGAACAATATCTTTTGAGTGAGCATGTttgcgttttttgttgttgtgaaaaATATTAACCAAAAGCGTTTTCCATGTCCCGCAGACGTGGTGAAATTTTTCAGAAGTCCCTCCTCCAATTCCAGTTTGTTCCTTAAAGGTAGGTGACCCAGATATTACTTTGCATTGTTGATAGGCTTACTGCATCAGTTTATAAGTAACTAAAAAAGGATAGTTCTCTCAAAATATAAATACAGATTTTCTTTACTTACATTTTTCTACTTACCTTGGATGTTGTTGTTTGACCCAGACCGTTTGATTgttttagtgttttttttttacttccgTATGTTGACCTTGCTGTCTCTATTGTTTGGTTTTCTCAGCCACAGCTCACCCCACCAATCAGATATTTACTGAGCTAGGTGAgctggagtgggaggaggagattAAGGAGATGGGCAGCATGTTCCTGACCAAGAACAGGACCCACATCCAGGTGACCGTGGCAGGCTGGTACGTGGTCTTTGTGAAAGCCACCTTCAAGCTGCCAGCAGGGAACGACACCATGGACCTAAGGCTACAGCTGGATTTCACCTACCGGGAGCGCACGGACCAGTTTGCCAGTGCCTTCGACACGCGGCAGTTGCTGGAAGAGGGGCAAGACGCCCCTCTGAGTTTCTTTGTCCTTTTGCGGATGGAGCCGGAGAATAGACTGTCTGTGATGGCAAGCCACAGGAAGCTAGTTGATTATGCAAGGAGACCAGTCTCTACCTTCATCACTATCGTTAGATGCTCTGACTAGCCAAACTGGAGCCTGGGGAGAGGGCCAAGGTCTAATACCTTTTGACTTAGTGTCTGTATGCCACACGCATCCATTAAGGtagtatgtacaggtaactgccaaaataaaggaaatgccaacataaagtgtcttatttagggcgttgggccaccacaagccagaacagtttcaatgcaccttggcatagattctacaagtgtctggaactattGGAGAGATGctacaccattcttccacaagaaattccatcatttgttgttttgttgatggtggtggaaaatgctatCTCATGCAACGCTCCAGAATCTCTCataaattgggttgagatctggtaaatgagacggccatggcagatggtttacatcattttcatggTCATCAAACCATCCAGTGAACACTCGTGCCTTGTttatgggggcattgtcatcctatgggggcatagacatagtagacaaaataatggccaaatgaattacttacccagcatttttatacatgaccctaaccatgatgggatgttaattgcttaattaactcaggaaccacacctgtgtggatgcacctgctttcaatatactttgtatccctcatttactcaagtgtttccataatttttggcagttacctgtatgtcacCAGAGACCATGGGAAggtctcaattgcatactcctcaagTCCCCTTCTCAAAACcaattggatgagaaagccagaggtccctcccctctgacctccaatggattttgagaaggagacgaggagagaggacgtgaggagtATCCTTCCATAAGAGATTAAAATCTTAAAACAACAAACCCTTTGATTTTATGAGCTGTCAGCACATCACTGCTGGCTTTTTTATATGCCTTTGATGTGAGACCAGAAACTGTAGGTAGGCTCAGTGGTGATTGACATGGACATGGTTACTGGCAAGAGGAGCGGGAAAGCAGGATGAGggtaatgtcacgccc
It encodes the following:
- the LOC121582058 gene encoding uncharacterized protein LOC121582058, which gives rise to MAHDICLTGFRLAGLVLAALIVNAACLIWIYSAKPVESPSGAGGGSIHDVVKFFRSPSSNSSLFLKATAHPTNQIFTELGELEWEEEIKEMGSMFLTKNRTHIQVTVAGWYVVFVKATFKLPAGNDTMDLRLQLDFTYRERTDQFASAFDTRQLLEEGQDAPLSFFVLLRMEPENRLSVMASHRKLVDYARRPVSTFITIVRCSD